A portion of the Nitrospira sp. genome contains these proteins:
- a CDS encoding glucosidase: MTSRRRSPSFFPQPVPAEQLRLQEDAQRRRHWKRWGPYLSERAWGTVREDYSYDGQAWQSFPHDHARSRAYRWNEDGLAGVCDRHQEICFALALWNGRDPILKERLFGLTGREGNHGEDVKECYYYLDSTPTHSYMKYLYKYPQGAFPYARLLEENHSRRRHDPEFELIDTGIFDENRYFDVFVEYAKATPEDLCIRIHVVNRGPDDAELTLLPTLWYRNTWSWGSGIRRPCLKEGEPTARLTVIESTHEQYGLRRLLCDGRPTLLFTENETNTRRLYGDPEGARYVKDGFHDYVVEGDKGAVNPDRIGTKAAAHYVLTLAPGETQTLRLRFTNEAHNLVFTEKDFDQVFADRLQEADEFYDGLAPTHLSEDARLVQRQAFAGLLWSKQFYHYDINRWLKGDSTAERPPHERLRGRNADWAHLYNADVISMPDKWEYPWYAAWDLAFHCIPLALVDPTFAKEQLVLMLREWYMHPNGQIPAYEWSFGDVNPPVHAWAAWRVYKIDKKMNGAGDRRFLERVFHKLLLNFTWWVNRKDTEGKNIFQGGFLGLDNIGVFDRSAPLPTGGHIEQSDATSWMGMYCLNMLTIALELARDNPAYEDVASKFFEHFVYICSAMNNIGGEKIELWDRQDGFFYDVLHLPHGETTHMKVRSMVGLIPLFAVETLDSDLIDCLPRFKHRMQWFIENRPELAQHLETQSHDGGLRRFLSLVSRDRLRSVLRYMFDEQEFLSPYGIRALSRYHRDHPYVVSVMGREHRVEYEPAESGTDLFGGNSNWRGPIWFPVNYLLIESLQKLHYFLGDRYHVEYPTGSGRHLSLGEAATDLSRRLIHIFLRNADGTRPVFGGTTRLQDDPDWRNHILFYEYFHGDNGAGIGASHQTGWTGLVAKLIQQSGE; encoded by the coding sequence ATGACCTCGCGTCGTCGAAGCCCGTCCTTCTTTCCACAGCCGGTCCCGGCAGAGCAGCTGCGTCTTCAAGAAGACGCGCAGCGGCGCCGGCACTGGAAACGTTGGGGGCCATATCTCAGCGAGCGGGCATGGGGAACGGTGCGCGAGGACTACAGTTATGACGGTCAAGCGTGGCAATCGTTTCCCCACGATCATGCCAGGTCACGGGCCTATCGTTGGAACGAAGACGGGCTCGCAGGCGTGTGTGATCGTCACCAAGAGATCTGCTTTGCCTTGGCGTTGTGGAACGGACGGGACCCCATCTTGAAGGAACGACTCTTTGGACTGACCGGTCGCGAGGGCAATCACGGCGAGGATGTCAAGGAATGCTACTACTATCTGGATTCAACGCCGACGCATTCGTACATGAAGTACCTGTACAAGTATCCGCAAGGCGCGTTCCCGTACGCCAGGCTCCTCGAGGAGAATCACAGTCGGCGGCGTCATGATCCTGAGTTCGAATTGATCGACACCGGCATCTTCGACGAGAACCGGTATTTCGACGTCTTTGTGGAGTATGCCAAGGCGACGCCGGAAGACCTGTGCATCAGAATCCATGTTGTCAATCGCGGTCCGGACGACGCCGAGCTCACCCTGCTTCCCACACTCTGGTATCGCAATACATGGTCATGGGGATCAGGCATCCGACGTCCCTGCCTCAAAGAAGGGGAGCCCACGGCGCGCCTGACCGTGATTGAGTCGACGCACGAGCAGTATGGCCTTCGCCGGCTTCTGTGCGACGGCCGGCCGACGCTCCTCTTCACGGAAAATGAGACGAATACGCGCCGCCTCTACGGCGACCCGGAAGGCGCCCGGTACGTGAAGGATGGCTTCCACGACTATGTCGTGGAAGGGGATAAGGGGGCGGTCAATCCCGACCGCATCGGAACCAAGGCCGCGGCCCATTACGTCCTCACCCTGGCGCCCGGTGAGACGCAGACCCTTCGTTTGCGATTCACAAACGAGGCGCACAACCTCGTCTTCACGGAAAAGGACTTCGACCAGGTATTCGCCGACCGTCTTCAGGAAGCCGACGAGTTCTATGACGGATTGGCGCCGACCCATCTATCAGAAGACGCGCGCTTGGTTCAACGACAGGCGTTTGCCGGACTCCTCTGGAGCAAGCAGTTTTACCACTACGATATCAACCGATGGCTCAAGGGCGATTCGACGGCCGAACGGCCGCCGCACGAACGCCTGCGCGGTCGCAACGCCGACTGGGCGCATCTCTACAATGCCGATGTCATCTCGATGCCGGATAAGTGGGAATACCCATGGTATGCCGCCTGGGATCTCGCGTTTCACTGCATCCCGCTCGCGCTCGTCGATCCGACATTCGCCAAGGAACAACTCGTGCTCATGCTGCGCGAATGGTACATGCATCCCAACGGCCAGATCCCGGCCTACGAATGGTCGTTCGGCGACGTGAATCCTCCCGTCCATGCCTGGGCGGCCTGGCGCGTCTACAAGATCGACAAGAAAATGAACGGAGCCGGCGATCGCCGGTTCCTGGAGCGGGTCTTCCATAAGCTGCTGCTGAACTTTACCTGGTGGGTGAATCGCAAAGACACCGAAGGCAAGAACATCTTTCAAGGAGGGTTTCTCGGTCTCGACAACATCGGGGTGTTCGATCGAAGCGCGCCGTTGCCGACCGGCGGACACATCGAACAATCGGATGCCACCAGTTGGATGGGCATGTACTGCCTGAACATGCTGACGATCGCATTGGAGTTGGCCCGCGACAACCCGGCGTACGAAGACGTCGCCAGCAAATTCTTCGAGCACTTCGTGTACATCTGCAGCGCCATGAACAACATCGGCGGGGAGAAGATTGAATTATGGGATCGCCAGGACGGCTTTTTTTATGACGTTTTGCACTTGCCGCACGGCGAAACCACACACATGAAAGTCCGGTCCATGGTCGGCCTCATCCCCCTGTTCGCGGTCGAAACGCTCGACTCCGATCTCATCGACTGTCTGCCTCGATTCAAGCACCGGATGCAGTGGTTCATCGAGAATCGTCCTGAATTGGCTCAGCATCTTGAAACGCAGTCCCACGACGGCGGCCTCCGACGTTTTCTCTCGCTGGTGAGTCGTGATCGCTTGCGCTCCGTGCTCCGCTACATGTTCGACGAGCAGGAATTTCTTTCGCCATACGGGATTCGAGCGTTATCGCGATATCACCGGGATCATCCCTATGTCGTCTCGGTGATGGGACGGGAGCATCGGGTGGAGTATGAACCGGCTGAATCCGGCACCGACCTGTTCGGAGGCAATTCCAACTGGCGGGGACCGATCTGGTTCCCGGTCAACTACCTGCTGATCGAATCCTTGCAAAAGCTCCATTACTTTCTCGGGGACCGGTACCACGTCGAGTACCCGACCGGATCGGGCCGGCATTTGAGCCTTGGGGAAGCGGCGACGGACCTCTCACGCCGATTGATCCACATCTTCCTGCGGAATGCGGATGGAACACGTCCCGTCTTCGGCGGGACCACCAGGCTCCAGGACGACCCGGATTGGCGGAATCACATCCTGTTCTACGAATACTTCCATGGCGACAACGGGGCCGGGATCGGCGCAAGCCACCAGACCGGTTGGACCGGATTGGTCGCAAAGCTGATTCAACAGTCCGGGGAATGA
- a CDS encoding SMP-30/gluconolactonase/LRE family protein: MFPPSVLTITLLSVAFGVQFFHTTALAEPVAATITGLDPRFAQLVPKDAKLEKIADGFSWVEGPVWHKQGGYLLFSDIPSNAIYKWKPGEGVSLFLDHSGYSGAMPFSGREPGSNGLALDENGRLVLCRHGDREIGRLEADGRITPLVDRYNGHRLNSPNDLVFKSDGALYFTDPPFGLPNGFDDPDKAPVQGVYRVTQDGTVSLVIDNIHAPNGIAFSPDERILYVSDVGPKRAAWLAYDVKPDGTVTNGRVLFDAARWRQDPFFGPDGLKVDRWGNIFGARPGGVSVIAPDGTLLGMIETGQPTSNVAWGEDGTTLFITSGHAVYRLPLTTGGAHF, encoded by the coding sequence ATGTTTCCTCCTTCTGTGCTCACCATCACGCTGTTGTCCGTGGCCTTCGGGGTTCAGTTTTTCCATACGACCGCGTTGGCCGAACCCGTCGCGGCGACCATCACCGGCCTCGATCCCCGCTTCGCCCAGCTCGTCCCCAAGGACGCGAAGTTGGAGAAAATCGCCGATGGGTTCAGCTGGGTGGAAGGCCCTGTCTGGCATAAACAAGGCGGCTATCTGCTCTTTTCGGATATTCCGTCGAATGCCATTTACAAGTGGAAGCCCGGCGAGGGCGTCAGTCTCTTCCTCGATCACAGCGGCTACAGCGGCGCCATGCCCTTTTCGGGCAGAGAGCCCGGTTCGAACGGGTTGGCGTTGGATGAGAACGGGCGGCTCGTGCTGTGCCGTCATGGCGACAGGGAGATCGGCAGATTGGAGGCGGATGGCCGAATCACCCCATTGGTTGATCGGTACAACGGCCATCGCCTTAACAGTCCCAACGATCTCGTCTTCAAATCCGACGGCGCGCTGTACTTTACCGATCCTCCGTTCGGGCTTCCGAACGGTTTTGACGATCCGGACAAGGCACCGGTGCAAGGCGTCTACCGCGTTACGCAGGACGGGACGGTCTCCCTGGTCATTGACAATATCCATGCGCCGAACGGCATCGCGTTTTCACCGGATGAGCGGATCCTCTACGTCTCCGATGTGGGTCCGAAGCGGGCCGCCTGGCTGGCCTACGATGTGAAGCCGGATGGAACGGTTACCAACGGCCGGGTCCTGTTCGATGCCGCGAGATGGAGGCAGGATCCGTTCTTCGGTCCCGACGGACTGAAAGTGGATCGGTGGGGAAATATCTTCGGCGCTCGCCCGGGCGGGGTCAGCGTGATCGCTCCGGATGGGACGTTACTCGGGATGATCGAGACCGGGCAACCGACCTCCAACGTCGCATGGGGAGAGGATGGAACGACGCTCTTCATCACAAGCGGCCATGCGGTCTATCGCCTGCCTCTGACCACAGGCGGCGCTCACTTCTAG
- a CDS encoding type II toxin-antitoxin system prevent-host-death family antitoxin yields the protein MKAATRTVNVHEAKTHCSKLLAAVAKGQRITICKAGTPVAELGPLETNIPVRRPGLLKGRIGIADDFDAPLPTDMIAVFERGRPHPYLISDASLWEVVIKVQMNKLSADPAERAAKIADSGFQELPVSVLHTLALERLPLHHRDPFDRILLAQAQVEQLRLLAGDASLKPYGPVCQVLH from the coding sequence ATGAAAGCCGCCACGCGCACAGTGAATGTCCATGAGGCCAAGACACATTGTTCTAAACTCCTGGCCGCCGTCGCGAAGGGGCAGCGCATCACGATTTGCAAAGCCGGGACGCCCGTGGCCGAGTTGGGACCGCTCGAAACCAACATTCCGGTCCGCCGTCCAGGGTTGCTGAAAGGACGCATAGGCATCGCGGACGATTTTGATGCGCCGTTACCAACTGACATGATCGCCGTGTTCGAGCGTGGGAGACCACACCCGTACCTAATCAGTGATGCTTCACTCTGGGAGGTCGTTATTAAGGTTCAAATGAACAAGCTCTCCGCAGATCCGGCCGAGCGCGCGGCTAAGATCGCGGACAGTGGGTTTCAGGAATTGCCGGTCTCCGTCCTTCACACTCTGGCCCTTGAACGGTTACCACTGCATCATCGCGACCCCTTTGACCGTATCTTGTTGGCGCAAGCCCAGGTGGAACAATTGCGCTTGCTCGCCGGTGATGCGAGTTTGAAGCCGTATGGTCCGGTGTGTCAGGTACTCCATTAG
- a CDS encoding Rieske 2Fe-2S domain-containing protein — protein sequence MKLALCKLEDIPDDKTKTVDFFGREVLVFTIHGKPKAVLNMCMHLGGPMRRDGNKLICEWHAAEFECGQGKCLKGPADRDSRLITLPTQVENGTLTYVYGE from the coding sequence ATGAAGCTGGCTCTGTGCAAACTGGAGGATATTCCTGATGACAAGACCAAGACGGTTGACTTTTTCGGTCGCGAGGTCTTGGTCTTCACGATTCACGGGAAGCCGAAGGCCGTTCTGAATATGTGCATGCACCTGGGAGGCCCGATGAGGCGAGACGGCAACAAGCTAATCTGCGAATGGCATGCGGCGGAGTTTGAATGCGGCCAGGGGAAATGTCTCAAAGGCCCGGCCGATCGAGATTCGCGATTGATCACCCTCCCAACGCAGGTCGAGAACGGCACGTTGACGTACGTGTATGGCGAGTGA
- a CDS encoding zinc-binding dehydrogenase, which produces MNRFGGPEVLELVETPTPRPGPGQVLVRVRAVGVNLSETLMRQNRYAVTPELPAVPGNEVAGVIEALGAGVGGLAVGARVVAPLFAAGALVGGYAEYVLIDAGVVVPIPDELSFEVATALMIQGLTALYLIKQVAPQCKAVLVSAAAGGVGSLLVQLAKRGGAKAVIAAASTTEKLDFARSLGADAGVNYARADWVEQARAASGGAGPDIIYESVGGAVTNAALQALAPLGRLVIYGALNVQSFQLGVPELLGLIFKNQSITGFAFAPLLTPVSLKTGLAELFDLALHGQIKVTINETFPLERAADAHRALEGRRTTGKLVLVP; this is translated from the coding sequence ATGAACCGCTTTGGTGGGCCCGAAGTCTTGGAGCTTGTCGAAACTCCTACACCCAGGCCAGGCCCCGGCCAGGTACTGGTCAGAGTCCGTGCCGTTGGTGTCAACCTTTCCGAGACGCTGATGCGGCAGAATCGTTACGCGGTAACGCCCGAGCTTCCAGCGGTTCCCGGCAACGAGGTCGCCGGCGTAATAGAAGCGCTCGGGGCCGGTGTCGGCGGGCTGGCTGTGGGTGCCCGTGTCGTGGCTCCGCTGTTCGCCGCCGGCGCGCTTGTCGGCGGGTATGCCGAGTATGTGTTGATCGATGCGGGCGTTGTGGTCCCGATCCCGGACGAGTTGTCGTTTGAGGTCGCGACGGCATTGATGATACAGGGACTCACCGCCCTGTATCTCATCAAACAAGTTGCTCCGCAATGCAAAGCCGTGCTGGTCAGCGCCGCCGCGGGAGGAGTCGGCAGTCTTCTTGTGCAGCTCGCCAAACGCGGCGGAGCCAAGGCCGTGATTGCCGCTGCGAGTACGACCGAGAAACTCGACTTCGCCCGTTCACTGGGCGCCGATGCCGGTGTGAACTACGCCCGCGCGGATTGGGTCGAGCAGGCGCGCGCGGCTAGTGGTGGAGCCGGACCTGACATCATCTACGAATCCGTCGGTGGTGCGGTCACCAATGCTGCTCTTCAAGCGCTGGCGCCGCTAGGCCGACTTGTCATCTATGGCGCACTCAACGTTCAGAGTTTCCAACTCGGAGTGCCGGAACTGCTTGGTCTCATTTTCAAGAACCAGTCGATTACCGGCTTCGCTTTCGCGCCCCTTCTGACCCCAGTGAGCCTGAAGACAGGGCTAGCGGAGTTGTTCGACCTCGCCTTGCACGGTCAGATCAAGGTCACGATCAACGAGACTTTTCCGCTGGAACGTGCAGCCGACGCACATCGCGCGCTCGAAGGACGGCGCACGACCGGCAAGCTCGTGCTGGTGCCGTAG
- a CDS encoding SMP-30/gluconolactonase/LRE family protein: MKSWRVLTATVLVLVTQPAYAQVTSDAPGVRPEAIVDLKTDEGIALVKGQWRYSNVKVVDVDHHSPGADLAPSGPPNRTQDLDVHASAAAFDDSKWEQIKPAQLEERRSTGRLCFNWYRTSVTIPETIGSFDPTGSTVVFEIAIDDYAEVWIDGKLPLVLGQAGGQLVKGFNAPNRVVLTKHAQPGQKIHLAVFGINGPLSNPPGNFIWVRSATLDFYKANQIGQTQFVNTEIVKVHPALDQIVPPGTQLEKLAGGFLFTEGPVWVPASANTPGYLLFSDPNANTIYRWSPEGQVSAFRTKSGYSGFNVGEYRQAGSNGLTLDDKGRLTINQHGNRRVIRVEPHGNITVLADRYDGKRLNSPNDLVYRSDGTLYFTDPPFGLPNVFDDPGKELPYSGVYCVKDGQVKLVSTDLDAPNGIALSPDEKQLYVNNWNDKKKVILRYDVNADCTLSNGTLFFDMTNAPGNDALDGMKVDQKGNVYSTGPGGLWILSPQGKQLGLIKGPEDPHNMAWGDDDGKTLYITALTGIYRIRLNVAGVRP; encoded by the coding sequence ATGAAGAGTTGGAGGGTACTGACTGCAACGGTTCTGGTGCTGGTCACGCAGCCGGCCTATGCCCAAGTCACCTCCGACGCGCCGGGGGTGCGGCCGGAGGCGATCGTCGATCTGAAGACCGACGAGGGGATCGCGTTGGTCAAGGGGCAGTGGCGGTACAGCAACGTCAAGGTCGTCGATGTCGATCACCACAGTCCAGGCGCTGATCTGGCGCCATCCGGCCCGCCGAATCGCACGCAGGATCTCGACGTCCATGCCAGCGCGGCGGCCTTCGACGATTCAAAATGGGAGCAGATCAAGCCCGCTCAACTCGAAGAACGTCGATCGACCGGGCGGCTCTGCTTCAATTGGTATCGCACGAGCGTGACGATCCCTGAGACAATTGGTTCGTTCGACCCGACCGGCTCGACCGTCGTCTTCGAAATCGCCATCGATGACTATGCGGAGGTCTGGATCGATGGGAAGCTGCCGCTTGTGCTGGGCCAGGCAGGCGGGCAGTTGGTCAAAGGCTTCAACGCGCCCAATCGGGTGGTGCTGACGAAGCACGCACAACCTGGTCAGAAGATTCACCTAGCCGTCTTCGGCATCAACGGTCCCCTCTCGAATCCGCCCGGCAACTTCATTTGGGTCCGCTCCGCCACGCTCGACTTCTACAAAGCCAATCAGATCGGCCAGACGCAGTTCGTGAATACTGAGATCGTGAAGGTCCATCCGGCGCTCGATCAGATCGTCCCCCCAGGGACACAATTGGAAAAACTCGCTGGTGGTTTTCTCTTCACCGAGGGACCGGTGTGGGTCCCCGCCTCCGCCAACACCCCGGGATATCTCCTCTTCAGCGATCCCAACGCCAACACCATCTATCGTTGGTCACCTGAAGGGCAGGTATCCGCCTTCCGGACAAAGAGCGGCTACAGCGGTTTCAACGTCGGAGAGTACCGCCAGGCCGGCTCGAACGGACTCACGCTCGATGACAAGGGACGTCTTACGATCAACCAGCACGGCAACCGCCGGGTCATTCGCGTCGAGCCGCACGGCAATATTACCGTGTTGGCGGATCGCTACGACGGCAAACGGCTGAACAGCCCGAATGATCTCGTCTATCGTTCCGACGGCACCCTCTACTTCACCGATCCGCCGTTTGGTTTGCCCAACGTCTTTGACGACCCGGGCAAGGAGTTGCCCTACAGCGGCGTCTATTGTGTCAAAGACGGTCAGGTGAAACTGGTCAGCACCGACCTGGACGCGCCGAACGGCATCGCGCTGTCACCGGACGAGAAGCAGCTCTATGTGAACAATTGGAACGACAAGAAGAAAGTCATCTTGCGGTATGACGTGAACGCCGACTGCACCCTGTCGAACGGCACACTGTTCTTCGATATGACGAATGCGCCGGGCAACGACGCGCTGGACGGAATGAAAGTCGATCAGAAAGGCAACGTCTATTCAACCGGCCCCGGCGGGCTCTGGATCCTTTCGCCGCAAGGCAAACAACTCGGGCTCATTAAGGGCCCGGAAGATCCCCACAACATGGCCTGGGGCGACGACGATGGGAAGACGCTATACATCACGGCGTTGACCGGAATCTATCGGATCAGACTGAACGTTGCGGGAGTGCGACCATAA
- a CDS encoding heme-binding protein, with amino-acid sequence MQCLTTIGIGIMFTMLTSTSYAGSVSDKQGLTLEGAKKVIAATIAEAKRVNAPGGSIAVVDEGGNLLALERLDQTFAASANIAIGKARTSALFKKPTKVFEEAIKSGRTSMVALGGDLQHFTPLQGGIPLEWEGKVVGAIGVSGASSAQQDEELAIVGAKSLDSMEMAGMTNGNTPLPVTYIESRKVAASFAKGAVLVGEDENIMHTSRNYMVHASHRDKAGVVEIHEYDTDIVYVLKGSATLITGGTPAGTKAIAPHEFRATTVSGGETRKLVPGDVVIIPNGVPHWFKEVEPPFDYYVVKVR; translated from the coding sequence ATGCAATGCCTCACGACCATCGGGATAGGAATCATGTTCACGATGTTGACCTCGACCAGCTACGCCGGCTCAGTCTCGGATAAGCAAGGGCTTACCTTGGAGGGAGCCAAGAAAGTCATTGCGGCGACAATCGCAGAAGCGAAGCGCGTGAACGCTCCAGGCGGTTCCATCGCGGTCGTCGACGAGGGAGGCAACCTCCTGGCACTTGAACGATTGGACCAGACCTTCGCCGCCAGCGCCAACATCGCGATCGGTAAGGCACGCACATCCGCGTTGTTCAAGAAGCCGACAAAGGTCTTTGAAGAAGCGATCAAGAGCGGGCGCACCTCGATGGTCGCGCTCGGCGGCGATCTCCAACACTTCACCCCTTTGCAAGGCGGGATCCCGCTCGAATGGGAAGGAAAGGTGGTCGGCGCGATCGGCGTCAGCGGCGCATCCAGCGCTCAGCAAGATGAAGAGCTGGCCATCGTCGGCGCCAAGTCGCTCGACAGCATGGAGATGGCCGGCATGACGAACGGCAATACCCCGCTGCCCGTCACCTATATCGAGAGCCGGAAGGTGGCCGCCTCGTTCGCCAAGGGCGCAGTCCTCGTCGGCGAAGACGAGAACATCATGCATACCTCGCGAAACTACATGGTGCACGCCAGTCATCGCGACAAGGCCGGCGTCGTTGAAATTCACGAGTACGACACCGATATCGTCTACGTCCTGAAGGGCTCGGCCACGTTGATCACCGGCGGCACACCGGCGGGCACGAAAGCGATCGCGCCGCATGAATTCCGCGCGACGACGGTCAGCGGTGGGGAGACAAGGAAGCTTGTCCCGGGCGACGTGGTGATTATTCCGAACGGCGTGCCGCATTGGTTCAAGGAAGTGGAGCCGCCGTTTGATTATTACGTCGTGAAGGTGCGGTGA
- a CDS encoding heme-binding protein produces the protein MRILSLAVMTIGLSVGATTAQSQQAQLVEKSSLTLDGAKTIAAAAEAKAKAEGARVVIAVVDDGGSLLLLERLDDTQVASVNVGIDKARTAAIYRRPSKVFEDQVKNGRVSALALHGAVALQGGVPITVKGRVIGAIGVSGETPQVDEDIALAGAAVAASFTKQ, from the coding sequence ATGAGAATCCTCTCGCTTGCGGTAATGACCATCGGGCTATCGGTAGGTGCGACGACGGCCCAATCACAACAGGCACAACTGGTCGAGAAGAGCTCGCTCACGTTGGACGGCGCGAAGACCATCGCGGCAGCGGCGGAGGCCAAGGCGAAGGCCGAGGGCGCGCGGGTCGTGATTGCCGTCGTCGATGACGGCGGCAGCCTTCTCCTGTTGGAGCGGCTGGATGATACGCAGGTTGCCAGCGTGAACGTCGGCATCGACAAGGCGAGAACCGCGGCGATCTATCGGCGCCCCAGCAAAGTATTCGAGGACCAAGTAAAGAACGGACGCGTGTCGGCCCTGGCGCTCCACGGTGCGGTCGCCTTGCAAGGCGGCGTGCCGATCACCGTGAAGGGGAGGGTCATCGGCGCGATCGGCGTCAGCGGCGAGACGCCGCAAGTGGATGAGGATATCGCCTTGGCTGGGGCCGCCGTGGCGGCGTCGTTTACAAAACAGTAA